The window ATGATTCTTCTTCTGTGGAGATCTATTCGGAAGAGGTGCGAAAAATGGAATCGGCAGCCGATGCAAAGAGACGTGAAATGGAAAACTCGATGTATCAGGGAGCATTCCTCCCAAATTTCCGTGGCGACTTTCTGGGTCTTGCAGAGTCTTTCGACAAGGTGGCGAATGAGGCCGAGAACGTGGTTGATCAGATTGTATTGCAGCATCTCGTAATACCTTCTGAATTGAAAACCGACCTCTTGAAACAGGTTCAGCTTGCAGCAGAGACATTTGAGGCATCCAAAGAGGCGGCGGTGAATCTCTTCCAGGAATTGAGCGTGGCCGAGGAAAAGATAAAGGAGACGGAACGCCTTGAGAATACCGAGGATAGTCATGAGCGGGCGCTTGTGAAGAAGATCTTCGAGATGAATATTTCACTTGCTGAGAAAAGGCAGCTCCGTGAACTTGTTCTTTCAATCGGCGACATTGCGAATCTCTCTGAGGACTGTTCCGATCGTATGGAGATAATTGTTCTCAAGAGAAGAGTTTGATCAGAAAAGCCCCCCGACTGCTTTTACGAGCAGATAGAGGCCAAGGGAGACTAAACCGGCGATTAAAGGCGTCTGCAGCCAGCCAAGAGCGATGTTTCGCAGAATCTTGTAATTGATGTTTCTTGAACCTCTTGCCAGCCCGGCACCAATTACCGCTCCAACTATGGCCTGCGAGGTTGAGACCGGCACCCCAATCAGGGCGTAGATCCACACAGTGATTGCTTGAGAAAAGACAGCAATCACAGCTGAGAAGTGATCGAGTGAGGTTATCTGCTTACCGACTGTGTACATGACTCTCTTGCTGAAAGTAAGTACACCGAGAGCAATACTCAACCCCCCTACCAGTGCAGCTACTTCCAGGGGTATTATTCCGGCGAAGGGTCCAGTAACATTCGCAACATTGTTCGCACCCAAGGCGTAGGAACCATATGCGCCAATAATGAGAGCTCCAATCTTCAGGGAAAGATCTTGAGCCTGAATGGTCTTAATTCTTCTGAATAACACCGCAAAGATCTTGTACAAAAAGAAGGAACCGATTGCAGCCCCGATTGGTGTCGTAATCCAGCAGATCACGACTTTCGTAAGCACAGACCAATCCACTGTGGAGTTAAGTATGCCGATCCCCAGAATGGCTCCCATCATTGCCTGAGATGAAGAAGATGGGATACCCAGATAAGTCATTAATGTCATAGAGATCGCCGCACCAATTGTACTTATGGAAGCAGTGA is drawn from Mesotoga infera and contains these coding sequences:
- a CDS encoding TIGR00153 family protein gives rise to the protein MFFGKKEMAIIQLFNEHLDFISRTLENLEKVFLACQNDDSSSVEIYSEEVRKMESAADAKRREMENSMYQGAFLPNFRGDFLGLAESFDKVANEAENVVDQIVLQHLVIPSELKTDLLKQVQLAAETFEASKEAAVNLFQELSVAEEKIKETERLENTEDSHERALVKKIFEMNISLAEKRQLRELVLSIGDIANLSEDCSDRMEIIVLKRRV
- a CDS encoding inorganic phosphate transporter gives rise to the protein MFFAIIPAVVFGWALGANDAANVYGTAVTSGLVKYRLAVVLSAIFILVGSLLEGSRGLETISSVSSQTLLTASISTIGAAISMTLMTYLGIPSSSSQAMMGAILGIGILNSTVDWSVLTKVVICWITTPIGAAIGSFFLYKIFAVLFRRIKTIQAQDLSLKIGALIIGAYGSYALGANNVANVTGPFAGIIPLEVAALVGGLSIALGVLTFSKRVMYTVGKQITSLDHFSAVIAVFSQAITVWIYALIGVPVSTSQAIVGAVIGAGLARGSRNINYKILRNIALGWLQTPLIAGLVSLGLYLLVKAVGGLF